One genomic region from Spirulina subsalsa PCC 9445 encodes:
- a CDS encoding sensor histidine kinase, with product MSMQHSLNSSPVSYFSSTLHDLSLESTIAQLSLFSCVVSTEQTGTELAAIFEQYPQLPGAILVETSHNKPPQFVGMISRRQLLEYLLLPQGPELFLPRPLAILHHYQRSETLVLKGDTHILEGNRQALRRSPTLITEPIIVQLDPQTYQILDFGQLSLVAWQIRGIETQIRYERSQAQMIQSEKMASLGRLVDGVAHEILDPVGFIWGNLTYISRYSEQLMELLQAYEEVLPNPPHCIQDLQNDIELDYIKQDLSRIVNSITTGAQRLKVLASSLQNFCHVDEVYPKPADIHSCLDGILLLLKSRISREIKIVKNYGQLPPVVCYVGKLSQVFINIFTQAINSLLEQAVTQEIAQEFDHPIPNHDPAQITIITQVISQNATTKSTLEMRFVSIRIIDNGAGMNPREYKQFIDSFFLKNRADVETSWAVSYQIITAKHGGQFLVKSQLGFGTEFEILLPLCEG from the coding sequence ATGTCTATGCAGCATTCCCTCAATTCTTCCCCTGTCTCTTACTTCAGTTCAACCCTCCACGACCTTAGTTTAGAGTCCACCATCGCCCAATTATCCCTATTTTCCTGTGTTGTCTCTACGGAACAAACGGGAACGGAATTAGCCGCCATTTTTGAGCAGTATCCCCAGTTACCGGGGGCCATCTTAGTCGAGACTAGCCACAATAAACCCCCCCAATTTGTCGGCATGATCTCCCGACGACAACTCCTAGAATATTTATTATTGCCCCAAGGCCCAGAGTTATTTTTACCCCGTCCTCTCGCTATTTTACATCACTACCAACGCAGCGAAACCCTTGTTCTGAAGGGGGATACACACATTTTAGAAGGGAATCGTCAAGCCTTAAGGCGATCGCCCACCCTCATCACAGAACCAATTATCGTCCAATTAGACCCCCAAACCTACCAGATTTTAGACTTTGGACAACTGAGTTTAGTTGCTTGGCAAATTCGCGGCATTGAAACCCAAATCCGTTACGAACGCAGCCAAGCCCAAATGATTCAAAGTGAAAAAATGGCCAGCTTAGGCCGCTTAGTTGATGGAGTCGCCCACGAAATTTTAGATCCCGTAGGCTTTATTTGGGGCAACCTCACCTATATTTCCCGCTACAGTGAACAACTCATGGAACTGTTGCAAGCCTATGAGGAGGTTTTACCGAATCCCCCCCACTGTATTCAAGACCTACAAAACGATATCGAACTTGACTATATCAAACAAGATTTATCCCGTATTGTTAACAGTATTACCACGGGAGCACAACGCCTGAAAGTCTTAGCCAGTAGCCTCCAAAACTTTTGTCATGTTGATGAAGTTTACCCCAAACCTGCCGATATTCATAGCTGCCTAGATGGGATTTTATTACTCCTGAAAAGTCGAATTAGTCGCGAAATAAAAATTGTTAAAAACTATGGACAATTACCCCCAGTTGTGTGTTATGTAGGCAAACTCAGTCAGGTTTTTATTAATATTTTTACCCAAGCGATTAACTCATTATTAGAACAAGCCGTTACTCAAGAAATTGCCCAAGAATTTGATCATCCCATCCCTAACCATGATCCCGCCCAAATTACTATTATTACTCAGGTTATTTCTCAGAATGCCACCACGAAATCCACCTTAGAAATGCGTTTTGTCTCCATTAGGATTATTGATAATGGTGCCGGGATGAATCCGAGGGAATATAAACAATTTATCGATTCTTTTTTCCTTAAAAATAGAGCAGATGTAGAAACCAGTTGGGCAGTGAGTTATCAGATTATAACCGCCAAACATGGGGGACAGTTTTTAGTTAAATCTCAGTTAGGATTCGGCACAGAATTTGAAATATTACTTCCCCTTTGTGAAGGGTAA
- a CDS encoding alpha/beta fold hydrolase → MPSNWWETSFPQGQQTLIIPDATGREVKIAYGEKGSGQPLVLVHGIGSWSYSWRHLIDPLAQSFRVICVDLKGNGFSDKPQQIEPIGHEIIELQRVITALCDQPVILIAQSLGALISLGLVEEYPQLCEKMVLINVPIFLDALPSWWMPAIARLPFSLIQWFDQARLSKPLAPLIREITRFSRRELVTDSSLITLEDVYWITYPYIEFPGAIAQYGQALQQACREIESLVQQKPNTIGNIQAKLPQITQPTLLLWGDQDHWFPLPQGKTLQQALPNAQLQILPNCGHDAAASCPQPILEALSPFLPLP, encoded by the coding sequence ATGCCAAGCAACTGGTGGGAAACCAGCTTTCCCCAAGGACAACAAACCCTGATCATCCCCGATGCCACCGGACGAGAGGTTAAAATCGCCTACGGCGAAAAAGGCAGCGGGCAGCCCCTAGTATTGGTGCATGGAATCGGCAGTTGGAGTTATAGCTGGCGACATCTGATTGACCCCCTCGCCCAATCATTCCGGGTGATTTGTGTTGATCTTAAAGGGAATGGCTTCTCGGACAAACCCCAACAAATCGAACCCATCGGTCATGAAATTATCGAATTACAACGGGTGATTACCGCCTTATGTGATCAACCTGTCATTCTCATCGCCCAATCCTTGGGGGCCTTAATTAGCTTAGGGTTGGTGGAAGAGTATCCCCAGTTATGCGAGAAAATGGTCTTGATCAACGTGCCGATTTTCTTAGATGCCCTGCCCAGTTGGTGGATGCCTGCGATCGCCCGTTTGCCCTTCTCCCTCATCCAATGGTTTGATCAAGCCCGTCTCAGTAAACCCCTCGCCCCCCTGATTCGGGAAATCACCCGTTTTTCCCGACGGGAATTAGTCACGGATTCCAGTTTAATCACCCTCGAAGATGTCTACTGGATTACTTACCCCTATATTGAGTTTCCCGGTGCGATCGCCCAATATGGCCAAGCCCTCCAACAAGCTTGTCGAGAAATCGAGTCCCTCGTGCAACAAAAACCCAATACCATCGGCAACATTCAAGCCAAACTCCCCCAAATCACCCAGCCCACCCTCCTCCTCTGGGGCGATCAAGATCATTGGTTTCCCCTACCCCAAGGAAAAACCCTCCAGCAAGCCCTCCCCAACGCCCAACTCCAAATCCTCCCCAACTGCGGCCACGATGCCGCCGCCAGTTGCCCCCAGCCCATCCTAGAAGCTCTTAGCCCCTTTCTACCCCTCCCCTGA
- the psb35 gene encoding photosystem II assembly protein Psb35 gives MHTPLDILAAANALPFSFTTVYVVGFIAAVVFGSLAWYNSKRPPGWEDKERPDFIPDLKQDDKKDE, from the coding sequence ATGCACACACCCTTAGACATCCTCGCCGCCGCCAACGCCCTCCCCTTCTCCTTCACCACCGTTTATGTCGTCGGTTTTATTGCCGCCGTCGTCTTCGGATCCCTCGCCTGGTACAACTCCAAACGTCCCCCCGGCTGGGAAGACAAAGAGCGCCCCGACTTTATCCCTGACCTCAAACAAGACGACAAAAAAGACGAGTAA
- a CDS encoding protein kinase domain-containing protein: MKQYDWQEKIYEGSHSIVYRGVDRVAKRPVIGKILKADYPTPEQLSRYHQEYQITRSLNFPGVVQAYALERYQNSLMIVLEDFGGESLERLIQRRSLSLSEFLAIALQVTQTLAQIHAAHIIHKDINPSNLLYNSTTGQLKIIDFGLSSGLTSEVTSPQISPSLVGTLAYISPEQTGRMNCFLDYRTDFYSLGVTFYELLTRQLPFKTQDSLELIHCHIAKQPPPPNHCPEVLAQLVLKLLEKNPESRYQSATGIHEDLKRCWEQLRNQQEIKAFTLGKFDYSDFFKISQKLYGRTQEIDFLLHYFEQHLQTNKTPIQSTTSEKLPLPFLLVSGSPGIGKSALVKELYKPITEKRGVFLYGKFEQYKRDRPYGAIIDAFQSLIEAILTENEQIIQQYRKKILEHLGKNSSILIDIIPELELIIGTQSPAPILSPNESKNRFNLVLQDFISIFAKPEHPLVLCLDDLQWADLETLDLIRLLVTRPLPQALFIIGTYRNSEISSLHPLSLMREEISHLGYSLPEITLQPLDFLSIGQLVADTLNLSIFEVMPLAELLGNKTNGNPFFLVQFLKTLYDQKYIVFDHKARCWVWDLVQLQSLQITDNVVELLATRVQQLHPITQELLQQAACIGNCFEANLLAVLSKQSALKIQNALQEALEMGLIFPVGEQSYYPMKMGNQRDLELSSYTLLGCQYKFIHDYIQQAAYSLVPQEQKPIIHQKIGEYLLQSIPEFERDEKLFDIVNQLNLGLCQLPSEAFAEGDKIKLAQLNWEAGIKAKQSTAYAVSFQYLQTGLSLLPENSWQNHYDFTLKVFISAAEVAYLSSHFTELEQLINRILPQTATLLDQVKVYEIKIQSLIAQGHLSAAINVGLKTLGLLGLNIPPRPSENLVQEKIKQTQKNLVNFSKKTILELPSIVSLEVEAMMGLLSNICAASYLHRPRLFPLTVCTMVDLSLQYGNSKISPFAYAAYGLILCGILFDLDAGYELGEIALSLADQLQADSFLARTIFAVNHEIKSWKLHFRDVLNPLKKCYQIGVENGDLEFAGYAAMYYCGYLYWVGTPLGKMKTVLMEYIKALQKIQQPTGVHCLEIFLQLVYKLTDQSSDPSQLLGEVYNESKFSWLNNAKIRTVLLFFYIHQIYLAYIFRDYDLALERLKFAQEYSDAFPGCPQVTILDFYSALVLLEHYHKITDSEKESLLQQVNKHQVNLKKYVNFAPMNHLHKYKLVEGKIHFVKGEFFQAIRCYEQAIQEAKNNRFIQDEAMAYELITQCYQAQNNTIVARAYIHEAHYHYRSWGAATKVKQIEQQYNELLIGLKHPSNSPSSSQENNEDSTLDIDSVLKASQALGSEIIFEQLLTKMMKIVIENAGADRGILLLGYNDQPWQVVATETIGEEVSDFLQSPLESLPSNALPKSMIYYVMRTQENLVLADVMEGKFSQDSYILQYQPQSVLCMPLLNQGQLIGILYLENKLIAGAFTEYRLKILRILASQAAIALEKSLLYQDLQQAKQQVEDYSKTLEQKVEERTKALQISESRYRAIVEDQTDLICRFKENGSLLFVNDAYCRYFRVERSQILSKSFVPIIHPEDREKVQESIQSLSPENPVISVEQRTLSSEHTDDFQAVRWQQWINRVIINEQGDVVEYQGVGRDITLQKKAAFELEKAKEAADAANRAKSEFLANMSHELRTPLNAILGFSQLLQRETQGLDHPKVHEYIQIVNRSGEHLRDLINDILDMSKIEAGCLTLNQTDCDLSGLLRMLEDLFQLKAQQKGLMLSVDCDPAIPPLIVVDQRKLRQVLINLLGNGIKFTTEGEVRLGAMLEGASSGDNLRLRFEVRDTGVGIREEDLPMLFEPFVQTEVGRQSNSGTGLGLAISQQFVELMGGEITVQSRVGEGTVFQFTIPVMLSEGSLPVASSVGQRIIGLEPDQPDYRILVVDDRWSNRHLLVQLLEPFFELREAKNGEEAIALFQSWHPHLIWMDVQMPGMNGYETTRYIKSTPEGQKIPIIALTASIFDEEQAVIVSVGCDDCVRKPFASRVIFEKIQQYLGVRYRYGGEVLNPAVTVLKEVPLTGEDLASLPPHLRQKLHAAALTLKYHVMIEAIAQLPPESTKLRDALRQLADNFRYDTIIDLTESCLES; encoded by the coding sequence ATGAAACAGTATGACTGGCAAGAAAAAATTTATGAAGGATCTCACTCTATCGTTTATCGAGGGGTAGATCGGGTGGCAAAACGTCCGGTGATCGGCAAAATTCTGAAAGCGGATTATCCCACTCCTGAACAGTTAAGCCGCTACCACCAAGAATATCAAATTACGCGATCGCTGAATTTCCCCGGAGTTGTCCAAGCCTACGCCCTAGAACGCTATCAAAACAGCTTAATGATCGTCCTAGAAGACTTTGGAGGAGAATCCCTAGAACGGTTAATACAGCGTCGTTCTTTAAGCTTATCGGAGTTTTTGGCGATCGCCCTTCAAGTCACCCAAACCCTCGCCCAAATCCACGCCGCCCACATTATCCATAAAGACATTAACCCATCCAACCTCCTTTATAATAGCACCACCGGACAACTTAAAATCATTGATTTTGGTCTATCCAGTGGACTAACATCTGAAGTCACCTCCCCCCAAATTTCCCCCTCATTAGTCGGCACTTTAGCCTACATTTCTCCTGAACAAACCGGGCGAATGAACTGTTTCCTAGACTATCGCACCGACTTTTATTCCTTGGGGGTGACATTTTATGAATTACTCACCAGACAACTCCCCTTTAAAACCCAAGACTCCTTAGAACTCATTCACTGTCATATTGCCAAACAACCCCCTCCCCCTAACCATTGTCCTGAAGTTCTCGCTCAGTTAGTTTTAAAGCTACTTGAAAAAAATCCTGAATCCCGTTATCAAAGCGCAACAGGAATTCACGAAGACCTAAAACGTTGCTGGGAACAGTTAAGAAATCAGCAAGAAATCAAAGCTTTTACTTTAGGTAAATTTGATTACTCTGACTTTTTTAAAATTTCGCAAAAGCTCTATGGCAGAACCCAAGAAATCGACTTTTTGCTGCACTACTTTGAGCAACATCTCCAAACAAATAAAACACCCATTCAATCAACTACATCAGAAAAACTACCCTTACCATTTTTATTAGTTTCTGGCTCTCCGGGTATTGGTAAATCTGCTTTAGTCAAAGAACTCTATAAGCCCATTACAGAAAAACGTGGAGTTTTCTTATATGGAAAATTTGAACAATATAAACGAGACAGACCCTATGGTGCTATTATTGACGCTTTTCAAAGCCTTATCGAGGCAATTTTGACAGAAAATGAGCAAATTATCCAGCAATATCGGAAAAAGATTTTAGAACATCTTGGAAAAAATAGCTCAATTCTTATCGATATTATCCCCGAGCTAGAACTCATTATTGGGACTCAATCTCCTGCACCCATATTGTCCCCGAATGAATCTAAAAATCGCTTTAATTTAGTTTTACAAGATTTTATATCTATCTTTGCCAAACCTGAACATCCTTTAGTCCTATGTCTCGATGATTTACAATGGGCAGACTTAGAAACCCTAGACCTCATTCGCTTATTAGTTACTCGTCCTCTCCCCCAAGCACTTTTTATCATTGGGACTTATCGCAACAGCGAAATTTCCTCCCTACACCCCCTCAGCTTAATGCGTGAGGAGATTAGCCATTTAGGTTACTCTCTCCCTGAGATTACCTTACAACCCTTAGATTTTCTCTCCATTGGTCAATTAGTAGCAGATACCCTAAATTTATCCATCTTTGAGGTGATGCCATTAGCTGAACTATTAGGAAACAAAACTAATGGCAATCCTTTCTTTTTAGTACAATTTCTTAAAACTTTATATGATCAAAAATATATTGTTTTTGATCATAAAGCCCGATGTTGGGTTTGGGATTTAGTTCAATTACAATCTTTACAAATTACTGATAATGTTGTTGAGCTCCTTGCCACTCGAGTCCAACAACTCCATCCTATCACCCAAGAATTATTACAACAAGCCGCCTGTATTGGGAATTGCTTTGAAGCAAATCTTTTAGCTGTTTTAAGTAAACAATCAGCCCTTAAGATCCAAAATGCCCTACAAGAAGCCTTAGAAATGGGGTTAATTTTTCCGGTTGGGGAACAATCCTATTATCCCATGAAAATGGGAAATCAACGTGATTTAGAACTATCCAGTTATACTCTCTTAGGCTGCCAATATAAGTTTATTCATGATTACATCCAACAAGCCGCTTATTCCTTAGTGCCGCAAGAGCAAAAACCCATCATTCATCAAAAAATTGGCGAATATTTATTACAAAGTATTCCCGAATTTGAACGGGACGAAAAACTATTTGATATCGTCAATCAACTGAATCTCGGATTATGTCAATTGCCATCAGAAGCCTTTGCCGAAGGCGATAAAATAAAACTAGCCCAGTTGAATTGGGAAGCGGGGATAAAAGCCAAACAATCAACCGCCTATGCTGTGTCTTTTCAATATCTCCAGACGGGCTTAAGCTTATTACCGGAGAATAGTTGGCAGAATCATTATGATTTTACCCTAAAAGTTTTTATCTCTGCGGCCGAAGTAGCTTATTTGAGCAGTCATTTCACAGAACTTGAGCAATTAATTAATAGAATTTTACCTCAAACAGCAACCCTTTTAGATCAAGTTAAAGTTTATGAAATTAAAATTCAAAGTTTAATCGCTCAAGGGCATCTATCAGCCGCTATTAATGTTGGATTAAAAACCTTGGGATTGCTAGGGCTGAATATACCTCCTAGACCTAGCGAGAATCTAGTTCAGGAAAAAATCAAGCAAACTCAGAAAAACTTAGTCAACTTTTCAAAAAAAACTATCTTAGAATTACCTTCAATAGTCAGCTTAGAAGTTGAAGCAATGATGGGACTTTTGTCTAACATCTGTGCGGCTTCTTATTTGCATCGTCCCCGTTTATTTCCCTTAACGGTTTGTACGATGGTTGATCTTAGCTTGCAATATGGCAACAGCAAAATCTCTCCTTTTGCTTATGCGGCTTACGGCTTAATTTTATGCGGAATTTTGTTTGATTTAGATGCAGGATATGAACTGGGAGAAATTGCCTTATCTTTAGCCGATCAATTACAAGCAGATTCATTTTTAGCCCGAACTATTTTTGCTGTTAACCATGAAATTAAAAGCTGGAAACTACATTTTCGGGACGTATTAAACCCCCTCAAAAAATGTTATCAGATTGGGGTAGAAAATGGCGACTTAGAGTTTGCAGGCTATGCGGCGATGTATTACTGTGGTTATTTATACTGGGTTGGAACTCCATTAGGCAAAATGAAAACAGTTTTAATGGAATATATTAAAGCCCTACAAAAAATTCAACAACCGACGGGAGTTCATTGTTTAGAAATTTTTCTCCAGCTAGTTTATAAATTAACGGATCAATCTTCTGACCCCAGTCAGTTATTAGGGGAAGTTTATAACGAGTCTAAATTTAGTTGGTTAAACAACGCCAAAATTCGTACTGTTCTTTTATTTTTTTATATCCATCAAATTTATCTCGCCTATATCTTTCGGGATTACGACTTAGCCTTAGAACGGTTAAAATTCGCCCAAGAATATAGTGATGCTTTCCCCGGATGTCCCCAAGTAACTATCCTTGATTTTTATAGTGCTTTAGTTTTATTAGAACACTATCATAAAATCACAGATTCTGAAAAAGAGAGTCTGTTACAGCAAGTTAATAAACATCAGGTTAACTTGAAAAAATATGTAAATTTTGCACCAATGAATCACCTGCATAAATATAAATTAGTGGAAGGAAAAATTCACTTTGTAAAAGGTGAATTTTTTCAAGCGATTCGTTGCTACGAGCAAGCTATTCAGGAGGCTAAGAACAACCGCTTTATTCAGGATGAGGCAATGGCTTATGAATTAATAACCCAATGTTATCAAGCGCAAAATAACACGATTGTAGCCCGGGCTTATATTCATGAAGCACACTATCATTATCGCTCTTGGGGTGCGGCGACCAAGGTTAAGCAGATTGAGCAACAATATAATGAATTATTGATTGGACTGAAGCACCCTAGCAATAGTCCGAGTTCTAGTCAGGAAAACAATGAGGATTCTACGCTAGATATTGACAGTGTTCTCAAAGCTTCCCAAGCTTTAGGCAGTGAGATTATTTTTGAACAACTGCTGACCAAGATGATGAAAATTGTCATTGAAAATGCAGGAGCAGATCGAGGGATTTTATTGTTAGGGTATAATGACCAACCTTGGCAAGTTGTAGCCACGGAAACCATTGGCGAGGAAGTTTCGGATTTTTTACAATCTCCTCTAGAGAGTTTACCCTCTAATGCGCTGCCTAAATCAATGATTTATTATGTCATGCGAACCCAAGAAAATTTAGTTTTAGCCGATGTAATGGAGGGTAAATTTAGCCAAGATTCCTATATTTTACAATATCAACCCCAATCGGTTTTATGTATGCCCTTATTGAACCAAGGTCAGTTAATTGGGATTTTGTATCTAGAAAACAAGTTAATTGCTGGGGCATTTACGGAGTATCGACTCAAAATTTTAAGAATTTTAGCATCTCAAGCGGCGATTGCTTTAGAAAAGTCGCTATTGTACCAAGATTTACAACAGGCGAAGCAACAGGTTGAGGACTATTCCAAAACCTTAGAACAAAAGGTAGAAGAGCGGACTAAAGCACTCCAGATTAGTGAGTCTCGTTATCGGGCGATTGTGGAGGATCAAACGGATTTGATTTGCCGCTTTAAGGAGAATGGAAGTTTGTTATTTGTCAATGATGCTTATTGTCGTTATTTTAGAGTGGAACGATCCCAAATTCTATCTAAGTCTTTTGTGCCGATTATTCATCCAGAGGATCGGGAAAAGGTGCAAGAAAGCATTCAGTCTCTGAGTCCAGAAAATCCCGTGATCAGTGTAGAACAGCGCACGTTAAGTTCAGAACATACGGATGATTTCCAAGCAGTCCGTTGGCAGCAGTGGATTAATCGAGTGATTATTAATGAACAGGGGGATGTGGTGGAATATCAGGGGGTGGGACGAGATATTACCCTGCAAAAAAAGGCAGCTTTTGAATTAGAAAAAGCGAAGGAAGCGGCCGATGCAGCCAATCGCGCTAAAAGTGAGTTTTTAGCCAATATGAGCCACGAGTTACGTACTCCTTTGAATGCGATTTTAGGGTTTAGTCAACTGTTACAACGGGAAACCCAAGGTTTGGATCATCCCAAGGTGCATGAATATATCCAGATTGTTAATCGAAGTGGGGAACATTTGCGCGATTTAATTAATGATATTCTGGATATGTCAAAGATTGAGGCGGGTTGTTTGACGTTGAATCAGACGGATTGTGATTTGTCTGGTTTATTGCGAATGTTGGAGGATTTGTTTCAATTAAAGGCACAACAAAAGGGGTTAATGCTATCTGTGGATTGTGATCCGGCTATTCCTCCGTTGATTGTGGTAGATCAACGAAAATTACGTCAGGTTTTGATTAATTTATTGGGGAATGGGATTAAGTTCACGACAGAGGGAGAAGTCCGTTTAGGAGCAATGTTAGAGGGTGCAAGTTCTGGGGATAATTTGCGGTTACGCTTTGAAGTGAGGGATACAGGGGTAGGGATTAGGGAGGAAGATTTACCGATGCTATTTGAACCGTTTGTGCAGACGGAGGTAGGGAGACAGTCAAATAGTGGTACTGGATTAGGTTTAGCGATTAGTCAACAGTTTGTTGAGTTGATGGGGGGGGAAATTACAGTACAAAGTCGGGTCGGGGAGGGGACGGTGTTTCAGTTTACAATTCCTGTGATGCTCTCGGAGGGTTCTCTTCCGGTTGCTTCTTCTGTGGGTCAGCGTATTATTGGTTTGGAGCCGGATCAGCCAGATTATCGTATTCTAGTAGTAGATGATCGTTGGTCTAATCGCCATTTATTAGTACAATTGCTCGAACCGTTTTTTGAGCTTCGCGAGGCTAAGAATGGGGAGGAGGCGATCGCACTTTTTCAGAGTTGGCATCCCCATCTGATTTGGATGGATGTTCAAATGCCGGGGATGAATGGTTACGAAACCACCCGTTATATTAAATCTACCCCAGAAGGTCAAAAGATACCGATTATTGCTCTGACAGCCAGTATTTTTGATGAGGAACAAGCGGTGATTGTTTCAGTGGGATGTGATGATTGTGTGCGCAAACCTTTTGCGAGTCGGGTGATTTTTGAAAAAATTCAGCAGTATCTGGGGGTGCGTTATCGGTATGGGGGGGAAGTCCTGAATCCTGCGGTGACTGTCTTGAAGGAAGTCCCTCTCACAGGGGAAGATTTGGCCTCACTGCCTCCTCACTTGCGGCAAAAACTTCATGCTGCGGCTTTAACTCTTAAGTATCATGTGATGATTGAGGCGATCGCACAACTCCCCCCAGAATCAACTAAGCTCAGGGATGCTCTCCGCCAATTGGCTGATAATTTCCGATATGACACTATAATTGATTTGACGGAGTCTTGCCTAGAATCCTAG
- a CDS encoding NIL domain-containing protein, with translation MKKRVTLTFPRRAVQMPVTYRLAKDFNVATNIIRAQVAPNQVGKLVVELLGDIDEMDAAIEWMRSQDITVSLASREILIDEESCVDCGLCTGVCPTQALILDPETYKLNFTRSRCVVCEQCIPACPVQAISTNF, from the coding sequence ATGAAAAAGCGAGTCACTCTTACTTTCCCCAGACGGGCGGTGCAAATGCCTGTCACCTATCGACTAGCCAAAGATTTTAATGTGGCGACTAATATTATTCGCGCTCAAGTCGCACCCAATCAAGTGGGAAAGTTAGTCGTGGAATTGTTGGGGGATATTGATGAAATGGATGCCGCCATAGAATGGATGCGATCGCAAGATATCACCGTTTCCCTCGCCAGTCGAGAAATCCTGATTGATGAGGAGAGTTGTGTCGATTGTGGTCTATGTACTGGAGTTTGCCCCACTCAAGCCTTAATCTTAGATCCAGAGACTTACAAACTCAACTTTACGCGATCGCGCTGTGTAGTCTGCGAGCAATGTATTCCGGCTTGTCCTGTGCAGGCCATTTCCACTAATTTTTGA
- the cbiB gene encoding adenosylcobinamide-phosphate synthase CbiB, with translation MYHAVIEKAFILVCAAAFWDYLIGDPWSFPHPVQLMGWIIKQLSQIILKQFNSKTARKLAGVFLGLILIIGTGFLTWLGLYFIEKINPILAALLQIILLASCFAGRSLRRAAEEVLTPLSRGDIELARAKLGLYVGRDTAQLSAPEILRAVLETIAENATDGVTAPLFYALLGIFIPTVGTVPFCMAYKAASTLDSMIGYLREPYRDLGWFSAQLEDRLTWLPCRLTVLTIALFSTRPCYILTICRRDAIQDPSPNSGWSECVYAATLGVQLGGINSYQGEVKEKPLLGEAIKPITPEIIHQALGLMRWCFLGWLIAVGGMIWMLTLS, from the coding sequence ATGTACCATGCGGTTATAGAAAAGGCATTCATTCTAGTCTGCGCCGCTGCCTTTTGGGATTATTTAATCGGAGATCCTTGGAGTTTTCCTCACCCCGTACAATTGATGGGTTGGATCATTAAACAACTCAGCCAAATCATTCTTAAACAATTTAATTCAAAAACGGCTCGTAAACTTGCCGGAGTTTTCTTAGGACTCATCCTGATTATAGGCACAGGGTTTTTAACTTGGCTAGGGCTTTATTTTATCGAAAAAATTAACCCCATTTTAGCCGCTTTATTACAAATTATTTTACTGGCGAGTTGTTTTGCAGGTCGAAGTTTACGACGGGCGGCTGAAGAAGTTTTAACGCCTTTATCCCGGGGAGATATAGAACTAGCGCGAGCCAAATTAGGGTTATATGTAGGGCGAGATACTGCCCAATTATCTGCACCAGAAATATTGCGCGCTGTCTTAGAAACTATCGCAGAAAACGCTACGGATGGAGTCACAGCCCCTTTATTTTATGCCCTCCTTGGTATCTTTATCCCTACGGTTGGCACTGTTCCCTTTTGCATGGCCTATAAAGCGGCTAGCACCCTTGATTCTATGATTGGTTATTTACGCGAACCTTACAGAGATTTAGGCTGGTTTAGCGCTCAATTAGAAGATCGTTTAACTTGGTTGCCTTGTCGTTTAACGGTACTAACAATTGCTTTATTTTCGACTCGTCCTTGTTATATATTAACAATCTGTCGTCGTGATGCAATACAAGATCCTAGCCCTAATTCTGGGTGGAGTGAATGCGTTTATGCGGCAACATTAGGCGTGCAGTTAGGAGGGATTAATTCTTATCAAGGAGAAGTGAAAGAAAAACCGTTATTAGGAGAGGCAATTAAACCCATTACACCGGAGATTATTCACCAAGCTTTAGGGTTAATGCGTTGGTGTTTTTTGGGCTGGTTAATTGCGGTGGGGGGGATGATTTGGATGTTAACTCTGAGCTAG
- a CDS encoding tetratricopeptide repeat protein, with product MKDFDIQTLQLLAQLKDPDEGIREQATADFWNLWLNQKGELGLEYLKRAQALLDNGEFTKAEQILTKTIQNYPDFAEAWNRRAVLYYTQSRYLKSQKDCQKVVELNPIHFGAWHGLGLCYAAVGKYKPAIHAFRKALEIQPYATINQKLILECTMRL from the coding sequence ATGAAAGACTTTGATATTCAAACCCTACAACTTCTTGCCCAACTCAAAGATCCAGATGAGGGTATTCGCGAACAAGCCACCGCAGACTTTTGGAACTTGTGGTTAAACCAAAAAGGAGAATTAGGCTTAGAATACCTAAAACGCGCTCAAGCTTTATTAGATAATGGAGAATTCACCAAAGCTGAACAAATTTTGACTAAAACCATTCAAAACTACCCTGATTTTGCCGAAGCTTGGAACCGCCGCGCCGTTTTATATTACACCCAATCTCGTTATTTAAAATCACAAAAAGATTGTCAAAAAGTCGTAGAACTCAACCCCATTCACTTTGGCGCATGGCATGGTTTAGGCTTATGTTATGCCGCCGTCGGTAAATATAAGCCTGCCATTCACGCCTTCCGTAAAGCCTTAGAAATTCAACCCTATGCAACCATTAACCAGAAACTCATTCTAGAATGTACCATGCGGTTATAG